The Oceanivirga salmonicida DNA segment AGGTAAAACTAATAGAAGTTTAATACCAAAGAACCTTGCGACTTTAGTCATGAGAGTTTCAGATTATTGAAAAAAGTTCTTCTAAATGTTAAAATAAAAGGTATAGAAAAGGGGGAAATATGTCAACACCACTTTTGAAACAGTATAGAGAAATAAAGGAAAAATATAAAGAAGAAATACTTTTTTTTAGATTAGGAGATTTCTATGAAATGTTTTTTGAAGACGCAGTTACAGCTTCTAAAGTTTTAGGGCTTACTTTGACTTCGAGAAATAAAGAAAAGGATAAAGATGTTCCTTTGGCAGGAATTCCATATCATAGTGCTAGTCAATATATAAATAAATTAGTAAATGAAGGATATAAAGTAGCAATATGTGAGCAAGTAGAAGATCCAAAAGAAGCCAAAGGTTTAGTTAAAAGAGAAGTAATAAAAGTAATAACTAAGGGGACAGTTATAGATGTAGATAATTTGGAAGCAAACAAGAACAACTATATAGCAAGTGTAGTAATAGAACAAGATAATGCATATATTTCATACATAGATATAACTACTGGAACTTTTAAAGCCTTTATAACAGATATTTCTAATATATTATCACTAATTTATAGACTAGATATTAAAGAATTAGTAATAACTAAATCAAATTATACTAAAATAGAGACTTCTTTATTAAATAGCGAAATAAGTATATCTATGGTTGATAAACCTAGAAATTCTGCTAGTTTTTTGTGTGATTATTTTGATATAGCATCATTAGATAGTTTTGGAATATTTGATAAGAATTTAATAGATTGTTGTGCCTCTTTATTAGACTATATATTAGAAAATCAGGTAAGCATTGATTTAAATATACCTAAAATTACATTATTACAAAGTGAAAATTATGCAGATATAAATATAACGACATCTAAGAATTTAGAATTAATTAAAAATGGTAGAGATAAAAGTTCATATGGAACATTACTTTGGATAATAGATAAGTGTAAAACTTCTATGGGAAGTAGACTTGTAAAAGAATATCTTAATTACCCATTAATGAATAAAACTGAAATTTTAAATAGACAAAAAGATATAAGTTATTTAATAGATAATATGATATTAAGAGATGATATTAGAGATGAATTAACTGATACTTATGATTTAGAAAGAATATTAAGTAAAATAATTTTTGGTAGTGAAAATGGAAAAGATTTAAGAGCTATATCTAAAACTCTGAAAAAATATATAAAGATATGTGAATTATGGCCTGAAAAATTTGAAGAAACTGATATAAGTTTTATGCAAGAATTAATTGATAAAATTGATAATTGTATAGTTGAAGATCCACCTTTTACTGTAAGAGAAGCAGGAATGATAAAAGAGGATTTTAATGAAGAAACAAAAGAATTAAATGACATATTGCATCATGGAAATAAATTTTTAATTAAAATAGAAACAAGAGAAAAAGAAGAAACGGGAATAAAAAATTTAAAAATAAAATATAATAAAGTTTTCGGGTATTTTATAGAAATAAGTAAATCTAATATATCAGAAGTTCCTGAAAAATATATTAGAAAGCAAACTTTATCAAATTGCGAAAGATATATAACAGAAGAACTTAAAATATATGAGGATAAGATAATAAATGCAAGAGCAAAATTAAATGATTTAGAATACAATATATTAAAGTCTTTATCAGAAGAAATAAAGGTATATAAAGATAAATTATCAGCATTAGCCAATATAGTATCATATATAGATGTTATGGCATCTTTTGCATATGTAAGTGTATCTAATAACTATGTTAAACCTACATTTAATGATAAAGATGAGATAAAAATATTAAATGGAAGACACCCTATAGTTGAAAAATTAATAACTAGTCAATTTATAGAAAATGATACATATTTTTCATATGGCAAAAGTTTTGTTATCTTAACAGGACCTAATATGGCTGGTAAATCAACATACATGAAACAAATTGCGTTAATATGTATTATGGCCCAAATAGGAATGTTTGTACCTGCTAAATCTGCAAGTTTAAGTATTATAGATAAGTTCTTAACTAGAATAGGTGCATCAGACGATATTTTGACAGGACAAAGTACATTTATGGTTGAAATGAGTGAAGTATCTAATATTTTAAATAATGCAACTAGCAAGAGTTTAATAATTTTAGATGAGATAGGTCGTGGAACATCGACGTATGACGGTTTATCGATAGCGTCAGCCATTTCTACATACATACATGATAAGATAGGTGCTAAAACTATATTTGCGACCCACTATCACGAATTAAATGAGTTAGAGCAAAGATATGAGCATATAGTTAATTATAGAATAGAAGTAGAAGAAAAAAATTCTAAAATTATATTTCTTCGTAAAATTTCAAAAGGTAGTGCTGATAAATCATATGGAAATTATGTTGCCAAATTAGCAGGTTTACCTAGTGAGATTTTAAGAGAATCTAAAAATTTATTACATAAATTAGAAAAAAGACAAATATTAATACAACAAAATGAAAATATAGGGCAGTTATCTTTATTTGATAATCCGAGTTATTTAGAATCTAAAGAAAATACAGAAGAAAAATTAAATATGTTAGAAAACTTAATCGAGGAAATAGAGGATATAGATATAAATAGCATGACACCATTAAAGGCTTTAAACACATTACAAGATTTAAAGCAATATATAAATGAAATGAAAAATCGAAAGGAATAATATGACAGGTAATGAATTAAGAAAAAGTTTTGTAGATTTTTTCGAATCTAAAAAACATAAACATTTTGAAAGTGCTTCTTTAATACCAGATGACAAAACTTTATTATTAACAGTAGCAGGTATGGTACCTTTTAAACCATTTTTCTTAGGAGAAAAAAAAGCACCATACAAAAGAATAACTACATATCAAAAGTGTATAAGAACTAATGATTTGGAAAATGTTGGAGTAACACCTAGACACCATACTTTTTTTGAAATGTTAGGAAATTTTTCTTTTGGAGATTATTTCAAAAAAGAAGCAATTTCTTGGTCATGGGAATATATAACAGAGCATTTAAAATTAGATAAAGATAGATTATGGATATCAGTACACCATACAGATGATGAAGCATATGATATATGGACTAAAGAAGTTGGAATATCGCTAGAAAGAATGGTTAGATTAGGCGATGAAGATAACTGGTGGGCAGCAGGACCTGTTGGTTCTTGTGGACCATGTAGTGAAATATATTATGACACACAAAATATGGGTGAGAATAATGAGGAAATAAATGCTAAACCAGGAGATGAAGGAGATAGATTCTTAGAAATATGGAATTTAGTGTTTACTGAATGGAATAGATTAGAAGATGGCTCATTAGTTCCATTACCTGAGAAAAATATAGATACGGGAGCAGGTATAGAGCGTGTTGCTTCTGTTGTTCAAGGTAAAAGTAATAACTTTGAAACAGATATTTTTGCCCTAATAATAAAAGATATTAAAAAAATATTAGAATTAAAAGATAATGAACAAGATACTAGTGTAAAAATAATAGCAGACCATATGAGAGCATGTACTTTCTTAATTTGTGATGGAGTAATTCCATCTAATGATGGTCGTGGTTATATACTTAAAAAGTTAATAAGAAGAGCATATGGTACTGGAAGCATAGCCAATAAAAAAATATTTAATAGTGGTGAAAGTTTCTTATATAAACTAGTAAATTCAGTAGTAGAAACTATGAAACAAGCCTACCCTGAATTAGTTGAAAAACAAAAATATATAGAAGAAATTATAAAAGATGAAGAAGAAAAATTTGCTAAAACTTTAAAATCAGGAACAGAGTTATTATTATCTAAAATAGAAAAAATAAAAGATAAAAAAATACCTAGTGAAATAACATTTAAACTATATGATACTTTTGGTTTTCCATTTGAACTTACTAAATTAGTATGTGAGAGTAAAGGTAAAATTGCAGATGAAAAAGAATTTAATTTAAAATTAGATGAACAAGTTGAAAGATCAAAAGGTGCAAGAGTAGTTTTAAGTGATATGATTAAAGATGAATTTATTGATAAATTCTATAAAGAACACGGAGAAACTAAGTTTACAGGTTATGAAACATTAGAAGATACTGCAACTATATTAAGTGTAGAAGAAACTAAAAATGGATTACAAATAATTTTAGATAAAACACCATTTTATTCAGCACAAGGTGGACAAGTAAGTGATAAAGGTATAATGTTTAATGATGATTTTAGTTCAGAAGTAATAGATATGGCTAAAAAATCAGATATATTTATGCACTATATTAAAATCAATAGTGGAAATGTACCAAAGCTTGGAGACAAAGTTAATCTTAAAGTAGATAAAGTATTTAGAGCAGGAACTATGAGAAATCATACTGCTACACATATATTACATAAAGCAATAAAAGAAGTTTTAGGAGATCATGTAAATCAAGCAGGTTCATTAGTTTATGATAAAGGACTTAGATTTGATTTTACATATAATAAAAAACTAGATGAGAAAACTATTAGAACTATTGAAAGAAGAGTTAATGAAATTATACAAAATAATAATAGGGTAGAAGTAACTTATACAACACAAGAAAAAGCAGATGAAATGGGAGTTATTGCTTTATTTGGAGAAAAGTATAAAGATACAGTAAGAGTAGTAGATATAGTTGACTATTCAGCAGAACTTTGTGGTGGAACACATTGTCCACATACAGGACTTATAGGTTCATTTTATATATTATCAGAAGAATCAAAGGCTTCTGGTATTAGAAGAATAGAAGCAATAACAGGTGTAGCAGCTTATGAATATTCAGTAAAAAATATGAAAACTATATATGATTTAAGTCAAGAATTAAAAGTTGAGCAAAGTAATCTTTTAAGTGGTGTACAAAAACAAAAAGAAACTATTAAAGATTTAGAAAATGAAATTGAAAGTTTAAAACAAAAATTAATAGATTCAGAATTAGATGATATACTAAAAGATTATGAAGAGTATAATGGAATTAAGATTTTAGTTAAAGAATTAAAAGTAGAAAGTTCTAATTTAAAAATTATTTTAGATAAAGCAAAAGAAAAATTAGATAATGCAGTAATACTATTTGCAGCTAAATCAGGAGATAATTTAGTATTTGTTTCAGGTGTAACTAATGAATTAACTAAGAAATATAAGGCGGGAGAAATA contains these protein-coding regions:
- the mutS gene encoding DNA mismatch repair protein MutS, encoding MSTPLLKQYREIKEKYKEEILFFRLGDFYEMFFEDAVTASKVLGLTLTSRNKEKDKDVPLAGIPYHSASQYINKLVNEGYKVAICEQVEDPKEAKGLVKREVIKVITKGTVIDVDNLEANKNNYIASVVIEQDNAYISYIDITTGTFKAFITDISNILSLIYRLDIKELVITKSNYTKIETSLLNSEISISMVDKPRNSASFLCDYFDIASLDSFGIFDKNLIDCCASLLDYILENQVSIDLNIPKITLLQSENYADINITTSKNLELIKNGRDKSSYGTLLWIIDKCKTSMGSRLVKEYLNYPLMNKTEILNRQKDISYLIDNMILRDDIRDELTDTYDLERILSKIIFGSENGKDLRAISKTLKKYIKICELWPEKFEETDISFMQELIDKIDNCIVEDPPFTVREAGMIKEDFNEETKELNDILHHGNKFLIKIETREKEETGIKNLKIKYNKVFGYFIEISKSNISEVPEKYIRKQTLSNCERYITEELKIYEDKIINARAKLNDLEYNILKSLSEEIKVYKDKLSALANIVSYIDVMASFAYVSVSNNYVKPTFNDKDEIKILNGRHPIVEKLITSQFIENDTYFSYGKSFVILTGPNMAGKSTYMKQIALICIMAQIGMFVPAKSASLSIIDKFLTRIGASDDILTGQSTFMVEMSEVSNILNNATSKSLIILDEIGRGTSTYDGLSIASAISTYIHDKIGAKTIFATHYHELNELEQRYEHIVNYRIEVEEKNSKIIFLRKISKGSADKSYGNYVAKLAGLPSEILRESKNLLHKLEKRQILIQQNENIGQLSLFDNPSYLESKENTEEKLNMLENLIEEIEDIDINSMTPLKALNTLQDLKQYINEMKNRKE
- the alaS gene encoding alanine--tRNA ligase; the encoded protein is MTGNELRKSFVDFFESKKHKHFESASLIPDDKTLLLTVAGMVPFKPFFLGEKKAPYKRITTYQKCIRTNDLENVGVTPRHHTFFEMLGNFSFGDYFKKEAISWSWEYITEHLKLDKDRLWISVHHTDDEAYDIWTKEVGISLERMVRLGDEDNWWAAGPVGSCGPCSEIYYDTQNMGENNEEINAKPGDEGDRFLEIWNLVFTEWNRLEDGSLVPLPEKNIDTGAGIERVASVVQGKSNNFETDIFALIIKDIKKILELKDNEQDTSVKIIADHMRACTFLICDGVIPSNDGRGYILKKLIRRAYGTGSIANKKIFNSGESFLYKLVNSVVETMKQAYPELVEKQKYIEEIIKDEEEKFAKTLKSGTELLLSKIEKIKDKKIPSEITFKLYDTFGFPFELTKLVCESKGKIADEKEFNLKLDEQVERSKGARVVLSDMIKDEFIDKFYKEHGETKFTGYETLEDTATILSVEETKNGLQIILDKTPFYSAQGGQVSDKGIMFNDDFSSEVIDMAKKSDIFMHYIKINSGNVPKLGDKVNLKVDKVFRAGTMRNHTATHILHKAIKEVLGDHVNQAGSLVYDKGLRFDFTYNKKLDEKTIRTIERRVNEIIQNNNRVEVTYTTQEKADEMGVIALFGEKYKDTVRVVDIVDYSAELCGGTHCPHTGLIGSFYILSEESKASGIRRIEAITGVAAYEYSVKNMKTIYDLSQELKVEQSNLLSGVQKQKETIKDLENEIESLKQKLIDSELDDILKDYEEYNGIKILVKELKVESSNLKIILDKAKEKLDNAVILFAAKSGDNLVFVSGVTNELTKKYKAGEIVKFASNIAGGNGGGRPDFAQAGAKDITKLGESLNKTLEFIKGK